The DNA segment GCTAACGGACTAATTGGAGATCAAGGCCTACCTGGTGTGTTTGTACTATATGAGCTTTCCCCAATGATGGTGAAATTAACAGAGAAGCACAGGTGAGAGATTCTGAACATTAGCCTGAGCTCATTTTCCCCAGATGAAATTTCATTTAACGTGTCTATAGAAGCCATGTGAAATGTGTGATGCATAGAGATAGATAATAAATGTGGTTTCTGGAAGACACTCTTTGAAATAGAATCAACAGATCCAAATTGATCTGACTATATCTGACTTTGTCTGCCTATAAATGTAATCATGTAATTAATGAAATGGCTTTAATAAAACAATTTTGTCACTGATTTCAATTTTTGCCTTCAGaatgtaaatatatattaatCTGAGGAATGTTTTTTTCCAAATCCAGGTCCTTTACACATTTTCTCACAGGTGTCTGTGCCATTATTGGAGGAGTGTTTACAGGTAACTGGATTtttgtgttaaaaaaataaaataattttctattcATTTTGAATCTGAAATTAGTTTGTAAATGTttagccggtttagctcacgctggtaaaagcctgttattaagaacacagtagcctgcaattactgcaggttcgagcccggcccaaggttgactcagccttccatcctttataaggtaggtaaaatgaggacccagattgttgggggggcaataagttgactttgtaaaaatatacaaatagaatgagactattgccttatacactgtaagccgccctgagtcttcggagaagggcggggtataaatgtaaacaaaaaaaaaataatgtgttgatcagtacatattttcatattttcaggGCATTTTCAACTCAGTTCTGCCACACGATTTCAGAATTGCCATTATGAAtggaaataaaatgataaataggGAAAATTTGACAGTTGCTATTATTAACAATATTTGTGGCTTCTACTTACTATACAGCATTTGAAAAAGTATAACTCCTGATTGATTCAACAAGATTAAATTGACATGGTTAAGAATGTATTATAACataagaatagaatttagaaagaATGCCAGCAAGGTTCTTTTTATTTTGTGGCAATATtgcaggtttttttcttcttttctatatgGGCTAATTAAACtgaccttccttttcctcttttcagtTGCAGGTCTCATTGATTCTTTGATCTATCATTCAGCTCGAGCCATTCAGAAGAAAATTGAACTTGGAAAAACTACATAGATTAATATCTACAAACCTTCCTAAAAGACttgaagaaatgaaaaataaccCTAACATCAATGTCCAATATGAATGTGCCAAGTGAAGATAAttggaattttgagaagagactgacATTCCAGTCCTGGGACAAGTAAAACAGGGATTAACTTTAAACATCAATGTTTGTGGCTGttaaaacatttctgttttaatATTCACATTAATCTGTTggcatatatttcaatttctatattcCGAAAGAAAGTGTCATCCAGAATATAGACCACAAGAACTTCTATATGTCTAAAACTAGTTAtttctaatttaatttgtatttagtGATACTGTAAATTGTGTGGTTGAAATAAATTCTCAGGAAAATGTTTTACTAAAGTGATGTgataatttacttttttaaaacttgtttATGTAGTACCAAGATTTGTTATATCCAAAAATATTCCTTATGGCAgccatttttctcttttcattgGTATATAATACTTTAATTCTAACCCCAGTCTGCAATAGGTCACATGTTCTTCATCTTTGGGTATTCATTTTCTAAACTTAATTAGAATATTCACACAATACAGTGTGAAGTTATCGGTTCCTGtctcacttctcttttcccaATACCTCATATATTTATTAGCAATATCTCATTCTTTATTTCACTGTCCAGCTGACGGAAGTATCCTGTTCAGTATTCATTGTGATGATTGATCAGGTAAGGCAATTATTTATGGTTGTGATAATGATGACCTATTGAATGTATGCCTACTCTAGGTCAAATCTTTTGGAACCTAATGTACAAATAGTTTCCTCACTGGCTTCCACTCCATCTTGGGGGTATGTATCAACTGTACCACTATGGCACTTTACCCTTCATGACATTACCTTAAATGTCTATAGTCATGTAACTGAATTTTTGCTGTTTTACTGATCACATGATTTACGTGTTATCTTTTTGAGAGCAGCAGGGGCTAAAGTGCAGCACTGAGTGACATTTGGGGTGGATAATCTATTAGTGACTAGGAAGCGCACTGACATTTTGTGAAGTATTGAGAGTCATAATGGGTTAGAGAATAATACAAACTGAGCAGGAATTTTCCAGGTTTGGGGAATTAGCTTAAATGTTGTATGGAGAGGGAGAGTCTCTGCTTAAAACCCATCAGAGCAGttggagagaagagaaggggtcAATTAAGTAGGGTTGGATGAGAATCTGACCCTTTATTTACTTACTCATTCTCTAATTGGAGCAGCATaaaaatatttagatattttGCCCAATGCAATAGATTTATCTTGCATTTCAGTTTTACTTCACAGAGAAAAAGTTTATCATGCAATATGTCTAATCATGGGAATGGTCATGCCAACAAAAATTGATCTTCTATCATAGAAAACGCTGTTATGAACAAAATCATTGGCTATTTGGCTTACCATTgtttaaataaagttttaaataaaaaaatcaaataatgtgAATTTTCCCATTATTGCTAATATTAAACTTAACATGGTTTGATATTGGGTCTACAACTGAGGAAGCTAATGTAGAGTTGCCAGTTAGTGTATTACACAGTCCTAAATAATGGCTGTTGTAATATATATCTAGAATCACCCCAAACAGCAATatgtatatacatttaataaacataTTTCCAGCAATCAtttgaaataatattaaaataatcatgTTCAAGTAATattcaaataatattaaaaatttggATAATTTATTGAGAACTTGATTTgtgatggagggaaggagaaacacCAAATGAGTTATCAGAAAGCCTAATTTTCAAATTCAAAGATATATTTAACATTCAAACACCCATTCTGAAAATAATCAGAAATATGTTTCTTTTGGTGCTCCAATGTGCTCTTCTCATCTGCTGTCAAAAACACAGCTAGTAAATCTGAATTGTTCTATCTATGGTTTCATACTCAGAGAAAATCTGAAGGTAGTAACAAATAGTGTTTATAGTCTCTGTTCTAAAAAACATAAATTCCGAAAAGCAGGACCATGTTACtcacatttttaatatttggtgCATGAAACACAGAGAACTGTCTCCTCTTCTTGTTTTTtattctagtttttcttttctttgaaaccaGAACAgagggaattttaaaaaatcttaatgtGAAGAACTGTAAGATTGTTAGACGTTTTGGGGAGGCATCATCCCTATTTCAATCTAGTTCAGCAAGCTTCAGACGCTTAGTGTAAAGTATAAACTATTTATAGAATACCAATTTCCCTTCAGTTGTCAGCCTTTCAATGAGTTGTAGCTCAAAAGTGTCATTGTGTACTCCAGACTTGCGAAAGGCTCCTGCATGACGGTTGTTTTCCCAGTAGTGATGCCAATTCCCATTGCTGTCTGCACCAAAGCCAAAGGCAGAAACCTACCACATATAGAAGCAAGTGAGAAAACaataaatgtctgcaaaaaaaattaaatgttacaCATCTACTGAAGAGACCAGATACCTAATCCCTGTTATATGTTTTGAATTACATTTCTCCCAGGTCCCATGGTGGTTCCATCCACTATTGCCATGCTGGATGGAAGAGATGCGCATTGAAATACAAAACATCAAAAATGCTCTATTAGGTTGCCCGTCACACTATAGTCAGTTGCATTACATAAATGCTGGAGTTGCAAATGtcaattttactttttattttagaaagttaTATATGGGTTTTGCAAAGTGGAAAGTGAAACAGCAAGTAGTTAAAAGATAATTCAGGttgaatttattttttgtcatagTTTTTCATTTTGGCGATTAAAGTGCAAAGTGTCCTATAAAGTATCAATATTGGCCACATACAGTCTACCATTTAGTAGTTTCCCAATAAGATTTTTATTACTAAATAAATTCTAAAGAGAAATTGTTTTGGGAACAGAGCTAAAAGTGGTTAGTGAAGCAATAGGAACTCTACAGCTGTTCAGCTCAGAACCCATTTACAACAGCGatctccaacctttctggttcTGCAGACTGGTGGCAAAGGGGGAAAGGGAATGGTTCTGCATAAGCAGTGGCAGGATGCTTGTAGAGCTCCGTTGGAGCTTTGTGTACTCATCCAATGGCCCACTGCTTGTGCGGCTTGGTTCGCAATTGGTTGCCGTCCAGCACAGGGCCACAGCCCGTggattgggaacctctgtttaCAGAGATAAgaggagtggggtttttttggtgtacTTACCCGTGTGCAAGTATGGATGGCAAAAATCAGTGTAATCAACCCAGTGGAAGGATACTTTCCATGATTCTGTGTCCATTTGTCTTGGATATATTTCAGGAAACCAGGGTGAATTATTAGAATCTAAGAAGAAAATTTTGTACAAGAAGATTCATCCAGATTGATCATAAATCCTTCCTCAAATTGGTCCATCTATTATAAAAATAACTTCAGAGCAAAGAAAGTCCTTAATGTTCCCAAGGACTTAAAGTAGAATGGATGATCCCCTCTCTCTGGACACATCAGTTCTTGACAGTATGTGCAGTTATTCCATGGTTTCAGGGCCAAAGTACCACAAAATACCACACCTGTAGCCTGGAACGATAACAGTTCATATTTCTAAGAGATACCTAGTTGGATCCTCCCTGGTAcaagtttgctttgactgttaagaATGTGTATGATGGCCTCCATAGCCCTTTTTTCCTTCTGCCtcccatattttattatttagcaaGGAATATAACCAGCTTGAAATATgcatttaatatataaaataaatacaaaacaatacatttatttatgaaGTTGGGACTCCACTATTGATTACTTTTaatccacaaaaattaaaaatataatagttAATAAGCacattattgctttttaatttacATCTTACCTTGCTTTTGTCAGCTTTAATAAATCGTTTAACTCTTTTGTATGTTCTGTGAAAGAAATGGAAGAATCTTTACCATTCAACAttatttgattttcttttaatcAACATTGTAGACATTGTAGAAAGAGAACTATATTAGTCTATGGTAGCTCAAAATCAGGAGACCTCTGATTTTaaccataattttatttttcttcctctgattcaggggtgtcaaactcaaggcgtgggggccagatctggcccgcagggtgcttagatctggcctatggggctgccctggaaacagcaaagaaccagcccgcagtgcctccgcCAGCAAAATCAGAACTTTGGAGGGGTGTGTGCATGGACCTCCCGAGTTCTgtctttgctggcagagggttacaggatgctgtcacagctgaaaatggagctcaggagcccgtttttgctgaaagagcgctcaggccaccacaggcagccCCTCAACAcaggtgacatcatgctggccatgctcaccctggcccccccaaggtcaaacactacccagatgtggtcctcaatgaaaccgagtttgatacccctgctctggtTGGTAGACTGAAATCCATTTATGGAAAACTGGTTTTATGGGACACTTCTTTAATAAGTGATAATGACAAATATCTGATGTAGTGAGAAATGTGTTTGCATCTAAGAATGGAAACATGCTCGATATCCTGATAGCACTAGGAATGTTTGATATCATGATATTACTATGTTATTGCCTAGCCTTTTATATGCAATTACTTAGGGAGGATACTTACTGCTGGATATCTCCTGTTGAAAAAGCACTGGCCAACCATTTGAGATCCAGAGGTTTGAAAGGGACTAGTACAAGATGTACATTAGGATGGAGATTAATCGCACTCTCTGGGTACATGAAATGATGTGTGGTTCGTGTACCAACATCTTCCTCAAAACCTGTAACCTGTGCAGTGTTCATTCTTGGAGAATATTAACAAAAAACCCAATCAGAATCTTCTTATTCAAGAGATCTAGGTCACACATGGAAAAAATTGTTACTTAAACTTAGTAAGTACAAAACCTGGATCTATGTCCAGGTTTTGTACTTAGTACTGATAAAGATCAGATCCAGATAAAGTTAGTGGATATCACCTACattacaggtgtcaaactcacagtgtcatATTGCTGTCACGCGACTTATCACGaagtttttccccttcatggagctggttTGGGCGTGACCCGCACATGACGCATCAGGCCCACGGGCCATAAGTTTGACATTCTTGGCTTACATGATATTCAATATGGATATTCTATTTCCTCATATGGTTATCACTTTTTGAGAGAAAATTAAATAAGATAATGTATATTGTGTTAGAAGTACACAATATAGTCCATAAGGTGCATGCAGCATGCCTTTTGTAGTCTCAACAGAAGAGAGTTTAGGATTTGGGGTGGATTTTAAGGGGCAAATTTTAAACCTTAAACCTTGTATTATGTTAAGGTGTTCATTTTATGACTTAAATTATCTTATGGGACCTACTTTAGGTCCAAGTGTGTATACTTTTAGAATGTGAGATGCTAGGCTAAATGTATGCAGCTATCTACATAACAAGATGTATACCACTACCcttagaaatggggattttctaaACCTCAACTGGATATAGATTGAGATCTC comes from the Ahaetulla prasina isolate Xishuangbanna chromosome 3, ASM2864084v1, whole genome shotgun sequence genome and includes:
- the LOC131194525 gene encoding CMP-N-acetylneuraminate-beta-galactosamide-alpha-2,3-sialyltransferase 2-like; this encodes MMCKKKLWIVLTLCFALAIWKIYISVSPLSKSLDEGLLQDSLMKEEMCYHNKCIGLRSWDWFCDHFDASVNCLLTLENSDIPPEVLQWWLKLQRSKDGSQIQKIVKYLFDLLQSPTARAQDVVHCGTCAVVGNSGRLRGSKYGKKIDSHKFVMRMNTAQVTGFEEDVGTRTTHHFMYPESAINLHPNVHLVLVPFKPLDLKWLASAFSTGDIQQTYKRVKRFIKADKSKILIIHPGFLKYIQDKWTQNHGKYPSTGLITLIFAIHTCTRVSAFGFGADSNGNWHHYWENNRHAGAFRKSGVHNDTFELQLIERLTTEGKLVFYK